From Caretta caretta isolate rCarCar2 chromosome 16, rCarCar1.hap1, whole genome shotgun sequence, the proteins below share one genomic window:
- the ZBTB34 gene encoding zinc finger and BTB domain-containing protein 34, which produces MDSSSFIQFDVPEYSNTVLSQLNELRLQGKLCDIIVHIQGQPFRAHKAVLAASSPYFRDHSALSTMSGLSISVIKNPNVFEQLLSFCYTGRMSLQLKDVVSFLTAASFLQMQCVIDKCTQILESIHSKISVGDVDSVTVGAEETQESHNGVKDSSYFANPVEISPPYCSQVPQPTAGSDLRMETTTGKTLRSRLHEEGHSDRGSSGSVSEYEIQIEGDHEQGDLTVRESQIAEVKVKMEKSDRPSCSDSSSLGDDGYHTEMVDGEQVVAVNVGSYGSVLQHVYSFSHASSQATSMSETFGSLSNSSPSRSMLSCFRGGRARQKRVSAGHLHSDIQGLMQGADGETIVSNPGYESSPRERNARGHWYPYNERLICIYCGKSFNQKGSLDRHMRLHMGITPFVCKFCGKKYTRKDQLEYHIRGHTDDKPFRCEICGKCFPFQGTLNQHLRKNHPGVAEVRNRIESPERTEAFLEQKIDNDTSASEAMDSSMEIHTVSNTPD; this is translated from the coding sequence ATGGACAGCAGCAGTTTCATTCAGTTTGATGTGCCAGAGTACAGCAACACTGTTCTGAGCCAATTAAATGAGCTTCGTCTGCAAGGGAAGCTATGTGATATAATTGTGCATATTCAGGGTCAGCCATTTAGAGCCCATAAAGCTGTTCTAGCTGCCAGTTCTCCATATTTCCGTGATCATTCAGCATTAAGCACCATGAGTGGCTTATCAATATCCGTTATTAAAAACCCTAATGTCTTTGAACAGTTACTTTCATTTTGTTACACTGGAAGGATGTCCTTGCAACTGAAGGATGTTGTTAGTTTTCTAACTGCAGCTAGCTTTCTACAGATGCAATGCGTCATTGACAAGTGCACACAGATATTGGAGAGTATCCATTCAAAGATCAGTGTTGGTGATGTTGACTCTGTCACTGTTGGTGCTGAAGAGACTCAAGAAAGCCACAATGGAGTAAAAGATAGCAGCTACTTTGCCAATCCTGTTGAAATATCTCCTCCTTATTGCTCTCAGGTGCCACAACCAACAGCGGGTAGTGATCTAAGGATGGAAACTACTACAGGGAAGACTTTACGCAGTCGTCTGCACGAAGAAGGGCACTCAGATCGAGGAAGCAGTGGAAGTGTCTCTGAATATGAAATTCAGATTGAAGGTGATCATGAGCAAGGGGACCTGACAGTAAGGGAGAGCCAGATTGCAGAGGTGAAGGTTAAAATGGAAAAATCTGACCGGCCAAGTTGTTCTGATAGCTCCTCACTTGGCGATGACGGATACCACACCGAGATGGTTGATGGAGAGCAAGTGGTTGCAGTAAATGTAGGCTCCTATGGATCTGTATTACAACATGTTTATTCATTTTCCCATGCCTCATCCCAGGCTACTAGCATGTCAGAAACCTTTGGAAGCCTGAGCAATTCAAGTCCTTCAAGGTCCATGCTGAGCTGTTTCAGAGGAGGTCGTGCACGCCAAAAACGGGTATCCGCTGGTCACTTACATAGTGATATTCAGGGCTTAATGCAAGGGGCTGATGGTGAAACCATAGTGAGTAACCCAGGATATGAAAGCAGTCCACGGGAAAGAAATGCAAGAGGTCACTGGTATCCATACAATGAGAGGTTAATTTGTATTTACTGTGGAAAGTCTTTCAACCAGAAAGGGAGCCTTGATCGACACATGCGATTACACATGGGAATTACCCCTTTTGTGTGCAAGTTTTGTGGGAAGAAATACACACGCAAGGACCAACTTGAGTATCATATTCGTGGCCACACGGATGATAAACCCTTCCGCTGTGAGATCTGTGGGAAATGTTTTCCTTTCCAAGGGACGCTAAATCAGCATTTAAGAAAAAATCACCCTGGGGTAGCAGAAGTAAGAAACAGGATAGAATCTCCAGAAAGAACAGAAGCATTTCTTGAACAGAAAATAGATAATGACACTTCAGCCTCTGAAGCTATGGATTCTAGTATGGAAATTCACACAGTGTCTAACACACCTGATTAA